Below is a window of Gilliamella sp. ESL0405 DNA.
ATATTCCAACATCAGCCATCAATCTTTGGATAAATTCAAGATCACTTTCTTGCCATTGGGTGATAAATTCTCTTGTTGGATATTGTTCCTTCAGCTCCAGCCGGTAGTCTATGCCAGTAAATTCATGGCTTCTAAGTACCTCTTCAACGACGCTAACAATATTTTGATTTTGAAATATTGCGCAATTTCGATTAAGCCTTAATCTGGCAACTCTTGGAGATAATACAACTTGATAATGCGCTTCGTCTTTATTGACCGATATTTGACTAAATTCAGTGATGATCCCATAAATCTTACGGCCATTGTCATCATCTATAAAATCCCCTAAAGCTCGTAAAGCGGCATTTAAACTTAACGCTTCGCTCATAACCGGATTGAACGAAAACGATGCCTTTTTATTTAAAAAGCTATCAACTGATATTGTTTTATCGACACTGGTAAAAGTAATAGTATAACGCCATGGGTGGTTTAGTTGTTCTTCACCGGTAACATTCAAAATAGAAATGGGAGAATTGAGCTCATCGACAGTTAATGTATACCTATTATGGCTAATAGAAGCGATTGATTGGTTTATTAAGCTATGACCGATTTGGTCAATAATTTTATTTATTCCTTTTGCCATTATTTAATCCTTTAATTCACTTTCTTCACCTTAAATTATGGTGAAACTCCTTGTGTATTTATTATTGATTAACGATTTTCAGACATGGTCAATCAATGGCTATTTAAAATAAAAAAAGATGAGTCGCAAATTTGTTTAGCAATAAACAAAGAAGGGATATTAATGTTAGTTGGTTATAAAGTTTTTAAATTAATTAGAGTTTAATGCAATACATTGCAAAATCGACAGACTAACGATTTGAATATCCTTATTTTATGGCTGACTCAAGTTTAGTTAATTTTATAACACCCAAATATTTTATAGTTGATTCGATAACCCGGAATGATAACAAAAATAGTATATAAGAGTTATATGCTTTTCATTTACTTTTCAATTCTAAATAAAAAGTTATCTTAATTAATTGATATGAATCATTTGGTAAAGATTAGTCTAAATTTCAGTTTAAAGTAACTTAGAGTTTACTTATAGTTGAAAAGCATTATAGAAATGCTTTTATAAAATAATCGGACAATGGGTTAGGACATGCCGGACTTATACTTAAACACCTATATTTTCTGAAAGTTCTTGTCAAGATTGGATTATTTTATATTGGAAAGAATGATTATTAATGGTTGATAATAACAGAAGTTAATTACCTAGTTTTTATACTAAAACATATATATTTTCTGAAACTTCTTGTCAAGATTAGATAATTTTAAATTGGGAAGAATGCATTATTAATGGCTGATAATAACAGAAGTTAATTACCTAGTTTTTTACTTAAACACCTATATTTTCTGAAACTTCTTGTCAAGATTGGATTATTTTATATTGGGAAGAATGCATTATTATTGGTTGATAATAACAGAAGTAAGATACCTGGTTTTTATACTTAAACACCTATATTTTCTGAAACTTCTTGTCAGGTTTGGATTATTTTATATTGGGAAGAATGCTTTATTAATGGTTGATAATAATAGAAGTTAATTACCTAGTTTTTTTTACTTAAACACCTATATTTTCTGAAAGTTCTTGTCAAAGATAGATAACATTTACAACGCTGTTTTTATGAATTATAAAACTAATAACTACATATTAATAATCCGCCGACAAATGTCGGCGAATTTATACCATAAACAATAAGTTTAATTAAATTAAGCAAAGCCTTTTAGACCAACTACATGCACATGTTCTTGGTTATTCATGACTTTACGTACCAGTTTATAGGTTGTGCCTTTTTCCGGGCTGATATTTTCCGGCGCTGCAATAATAAGTTGCATCTCTAATCTTTCACAAAGTTCAAAGAGCGTTGCAATTGATTTGGCATCAAGTCGGGCTGCTTCGTCTAAGAATAATAGACGGCATGGTGAGATATCTTTATTACGCAAGCGTTTAGATTCTTCTTCCCAACTTTGAATAACCATTAAGAGAATTGACATACCGGTACCGATTGCTTCACCAGTTGATAGTGCACCACTTTCTGCCCGTAACCATCCATCGGCACCTCGATTCACTTCAACATCGAGCTCGAGATAGTTTCGGTAATCAAGCAGCTCTTCACCGATATTTTGCGCTGTACGTTGTCCCATATCAATATGCGGATTTAAACGCTGATAAAGTTTTGCTAACGCTTCAGAGAAGGTAATGCGATTGTTACTAAACAGATCTTGATGCTCATTTTGGTCATCGGCTAATGCCGCTAACAGTGTGGAGTGAGCTTCACGAATGGTGACATTTAATCGTACGCCATTAACCTGTCCAAATGCGACCGCTTGTAAACCTTGGTTAAGCATACGGATACGGTTTTGTTCACGCTGAATGGTTTTACGAATAATATTGGCCACACTTTTTGAGCTGATAGCTAATTGCTGTTCACGCGAAGTTAACTCTTCAGTTAAGCGTGATAATTCAATTTCCATTTGCTCAATAGCTTCAATTGGATCATCTGTTTTCACAATGTCCTGGCGAATTCGTTCACGCAGATGCTTGTAAACGGCAATATAAAATTGAATTTTACGTTCCGGTCGTTTTGGATCTTCAGATAATCTTAATACATCACGTAAGTGCTCATTGTCGTTGACAGCTAAACGTAGTGAACCTAACGCCTTATCCGACATGGAACGCAGTTCATCAGCGCTTAAATAAGCAAGTTCCCGACGGTGTAATCGGCGTTCAACACTGTTTTCTTTAACCAGACGCAAGACTAAGCACCACCCTGCTTTAGCTTCAACTACTTGTTCTCGTAGTTGTTTATAATCACGCAGTGTTTGTGTTAAGCGTTTTTGCATTTGTGTCATTTCGCTTTCACACATGATCAATTGTTTTTCAAGCGAGGTACAATGTTGACGGTTGTTATTCAGTTTTTGATGAATTTCATCCCGACGAACTCTGGCACGCTCTTCGGTGATTGCATCAGCTTTAACACCAATTTGATCAATCTCTTTATGCAGTTCATTGAGCATATCACGTTTGGTTTCAAAAGCACTTTTTAATGAAGCAAGCGTTTGATTATATTGATTATACTTATCTTGATATTGCATCATTTGGCGGCGAGACTCTGTTCGCTGCGCTTCAACCACTTCTAATCGAGCACGCAATTTTTCATTCAAATCACTGTTTTCATTTAACATTCCCGCTGAATCTTCGTAACTAAAATGCGCCCGGCGCTGCATCACTTCGGTTAACGCAAAGACTTGTTGGCGAAGAGTTTGTTGCTCAGCTTTAACAGTGTTGTATTGTTCACGTAAGGCATCATTTTGCTGCGGATCACTTTGTAAAACTGCAACAATTGGCTCAAGCTCATTAATTGTATGTTGATGACGGCTAACGTATTGGGCAGCGTCTTGTGCTTCTGTTGCTTGTTCACGTAAATCATCAACCCTGTCAGCTAAGTCATCATCAGCCAATAAATGCATATGAGCAACTAACCGATTGACGGTTGCCAGTTGCTCTTTACAATTAGCCACTTGCTGTTGATTTTGTTTATCAATGGTTTCTTGTGATGATAATTGACGTTCAATATCATTACGTCTTGCCGCTAATTTTTGTGCTTGAGCTTCCGGATCAATATCAAAGGCGACTGATAGGTATTGTCCTATAAATTGACCTACGTTTTGCTCAATTCGTTGCAATTTTTGCAAATCAAATGAGATAGTCGCATAACGTTCATACAGTTCGTCTCGTTCAGCGGATAGTTTTTCAAGGTGAACTTCTCGAGCTGCACGCCCAAATAATGGCACTTTTGGAAAACTTGAGAAACGCCATTGGCGATCACCCGTTTTGACCAATACGGCTTTGTTCATCTCTTCACTATCAAATACGCTATCATCGAACGATGACGGATCACCTTCAATAAAATAGATATCTTCAGGATAGTCTTCTTCACTTGCGGTTAAGTTTTCAAGTTGTGCTTTAACTTGTGATAAATCCGGCACCACAATAGCTTGTCGAGACGGACCATATAACGCTGAAAAGTAAGGTGCGTCATCAATGGTAACATCTTCATAAATTTCAGAAAGTAATACGCCATTAAATCGTTCTGCTAATGCCGATAAACGACCATCATCAACGCCACTTGGTTGATTTAGTTGCTCAATTTGGCTATCTAATTGCGTCCGTTTGAAATTGATTTGATCTCGCTCTGCAACTAACGCTCTTTCTTGTTCAAGCAGTTGTTGCATGTGTTGGGTGACAGCTTGGCTGTGTGTAAAACTTTGCCCGGTTTGTTCTTGCAAAGCAATCAGCGCATCTTGCGCTTTTAACCACATTGGTGCTTTTTGGCGATAGTCGGCAATCTTTGATTGGATTTGTTCAAGTTCTTGTCTAAATTCAATGCGTTTTTCACTCGATTCATTTGCCATTGCTGCATTTTCATCAAGTTGCATTTCAAGCTCTTGTTTCAACTCGTCAAGCTCATCATACTCAACCTGACGTCCAATACGTTTACAAAATTGGCTTAACAGTGACTCGGCTTCTTTTTGTTCAAAAAAGCGTTGTTCCAGTTCATCAAGTTGCAGTTGTAATTGTTCAGCTTGCTGAGCTTGGTAACACTGAGAAGGCCATTGTCTTAATGCTTCTTTAGCCGCACTCCATGCTTCACTACGTGCCACATCGCCGACCAGTTTAACAACTAATTGATAAGCACGGTCAAATTGATTAATCGCCGCATCAGAGACGCTTAATCGTTGTTCCAACTCTAAAACTTGCTCAGTAATCTGTTTTTGTTTCTCTTCAAAAATCGCAAAGTGATTTTCGATATTACTGATACCTAATTTAGGCAACTGACATAAAGACTGGGCGTTTTTCAATGCTTGTAAAGCTTGTTGATATTGAATGGCTCGAGTTTGCTGTACATCAAGCGCTTGCTGATAATCTGCTAACTGAGTTTTAATTTCATCAACTTCTTGTTCGGTATGTTCAGCCTGATCACGATAGGTTTGATATTGTTCATTTGCTTCAATGACAACTTCATTTTGCTCTTCAAGTTTAACATTCAAATCG
It encodes the following:
- the mukB gene encoding chromosome partition protein MukB, with translation MIGHGKFHSLTLINWNGFFARTFELDQLVTTLSGGNGAGKSTTMAAFVTALIPDLTLLHFRNTTEAGATSGSRDKGLHGKLKPGVCYSMLDVINSRNQRIICGVRLQQVAGRDKKVDIKPFLIQGLPVGISPTELVTERLNDKQARILSLPELKDKVESMEGVIFKQFNSITDYHSVMFDFGVLPKRLRSSSDRSKYYRLIEASLYGGISSAITRSLRDYLLPENSGVRKAFQDMEAALRENRMTLEAIRVTQSDRDLFKHLITESTDYVAADYMRHANERRVHIESVLGLRRDMFKTQDLLISNQFRQVEMAKELKEYQDAQNDLETDLQAANDHLNLAQTALRQQEKIDRYQADLDDLNVKLEEQNEVVIEANEQYQTYRDQAEHTEQEVDEIKTQLADYQQALDVQQTRAIQYQQALQALKNAQSLCQLPKLGISNIENHFAIFEEKQKQITEQVLELEQRLSVSDAAINQFDRAYQLVVKLVGDVARSEAWSAAKEALRQWPSQCYQAQQAEQLQLQLDELEQRFFEQKEAESLLSQFCKRIGRQVEYDELDELKQELEMQLDENAAMANESSEKRIEFRQELEQIQSKIADYRQKAPMWLKAQDALIALQEQTGQSFTHSQAVTQHMQQLLEQERALVAERDQINFKRTQLDSQIEQLNQPSGVDDGRLSALAERFNGVLLSEIYEDVTIDDAPYFSALYGPSRQAIVVPDLSQVKAQLENLTASEEDYPEDIYFIEGDPSSFDDSVFDSEEMNKAVLVKTGDRQWRFSSFPKVPLFGRAAREVHLEKLSAERDELYERYATISFDLQKLQRIEQNVGQFIGQYLSVAFDIDPEAQAQKLAARRNDIERQLSSQETIDKQNQQQVANCKEQLATVNRLVAHMHLLADDDLADRVDDLREQATEAQDAAQYVSRHQHTINELEPIVAVLQSDPQQNDALREQYNTVKAEQQTLRQQVFALTEVMQRRAHFSYEDSAGMLNENSDLNEKLRARLEVVEAQRTESRRQMMQYQDKYNQYNQTLASLKSAFETKRDMLNELHKEIDQIGVKADAITEERARVRRDEIHQKLNNNRQHCTSLEKQLIMCESEMTQMQKRLTQTLRDYKQLREQVVEAKAGWCLVLRLVKENSVERRLHRRELAYLSADELRSMSDKALGSLRLAVNDNEHLRDVLRLSEDPKRPERKIQFYIAVYKHLRERIRQDIVKTDDPIEAIEQMEIELSRLTEELTSREQQLAISSKSVANIIRKTIQREQNRIRMLNQGLQAVAFGQVNGVRLNVTIREAHSTLLAALADDQNEHQDLFSNNRITFSEALAKLYQRLNPHIDMGQRTAQNIGEELLDYRNYLELDVEVNRGADGWLRAESGALSTGEAIGTGMSILLMVIQSWEEESKRLRNKDISPCRLLFLDEAARLDAKSIATLFELCERLEMQLIIAAPENISPEKGTTYKLVRKVMNNQEHVHVVGLKGFA